The following coding sequences lie in one Syngnathoides biaculeatus isolate LvHL_M chromosome 16, ASM1980259v1, whole genome shotgun sequence genomic window:
- the dnaja3a gene encoding dnaJ heat shock protein family (Hsp40) member A3a isoform X1, whose product MMASAAARSSSRWLTVMVSSGYHRAACAALPVSCGSPRALCTFGAGTLWAGGSMACGRAGTGLTLRGLPGFKAPMCAFHTSTLANNKQDFYQVLGVPRTATQKEIKKAYYQMAKKYHPDTNKDDPKAKEKFAQLAEAYEVLSDEGKRKQYDAYGSAGFNGGQAGGGGGQQYWSGQTQNVNPEELFRKIFGEYSGGRGFGDFNAIFDQPQEYIMELTFTQAAKGVNKEISISTEASCQRCGGKGHEPGTKVQHCHHCNGSGMETVNTGPFVMRSTCRRCGGKGTVISDPCHSCRGTGQTKQRKTVTVPVPAGVEDGQTVRMPVGKKEIFITFRVQKSPVFRRDGADIHSDLYVSVAQAILGGTARTQGLYETLNLAIPAGVQTDQRIHLAGKGIARVSGYGFGDHYVHIKIKVPKTLTDRQRALVTSYAEDEADVEGTVNGVSATATGGGASGKQFKKEGHDRKEGELKQARGFFSTLKQLFS is encoded by the exons ATGATGGCGTCCGCTGCCGCTCGCAGTTCCTCACGCTGGTTAACTGTCATGGTGTCCTCTGGGTACCACCGCGCGGCTTGCGCAGCTCTCCCCGTTTCCTGTGGCTCGCCACGGGCCCTCTGCACGTTCGGAGCCGGGACGCTTTGGGCCGGAGGGAGCATGGCGTGTGGCCGGGCGGGGACAGGGTTGACATTGAGGGGGCTGCCTG GTTTCAAAGCACCTATGTGTGCCTTCCACACAAGCACGTTGGCCAACAATAAGCAGGACTTCTACCAGGTCCTTGGGGTACCTCGCACTGCAACCCAGAAGGAGATCAAAAAGGCCTATTATCAG ATGGCCAAAAAATACCACCCGGACACAAACAAAGATGACCCAAAAGCCAAGGAGAAATTTGCCCAGCTGGCTGAGGCTTATGAA gtACTCAGCGACGAAGGAAAGAGGAAGCAGTACGACGCGTACGGCTCAGCGGGCTTCAACGGCGGCCAGGCAGGCGGCGGTGGCGGGCAGCAGTACTGGTCCGGGCAGACGCAAAACGTGAACCCGGAGGAGCTCTTCCGCAAGATCTTTGGGGAATATTCTGGAGGACGTGGATTCGGAGACTTTAATGCCATCTTTGATCAGCCGCAGGAG TACATCATGGAGTTGACGTTCACTCAGGCAGCGAAAGGAGTCAACAAGGAGATCTCGATTAGCACGGAAGCGTCTTGCCAGCGCTGCGGCGGGAAGGGCCACGAGCCGGGCACCAAAGTCCAGCACTGCCACCACTGCAACGGCTCCGGCATG gagACGGTGAACACGGGCCCGTTTGTGATGCGCTCCACGTGCCGACGCTGCGGCGGCAAGGGAACGGTCATTTCCGACCCGTGCCACAGCTGCCGCGGGACCGGGCAGACGAAGCAACGGAAAACCGTCACGGTCCCCGTGCCCGCGG GAGTGGAGGATGGACAGACTGTACGAATGCCCGTCGGAAAGAAGGAGATCTTCATCACATTTCGA GTCCAGAAGAGTCCGGTGTTCAGGCGGGACGGCGCCGACATCCACTCGGACCTTTACGTCTCCGTGGCTCAAGCCATCCTGGGCGGCACGGCCAGGACGCAAGGCCTCTACGAAACGCTCAACTTAGCT ATCCCAGCTGGCGTCCAGACAGACCAGCGAATCCACCTGGCGGGGAAAGGAATCGCCCGCGTCAGCGGCTACGGCTTTGGCGATCACTACGTCCATATCAAAATTAAAGTACCCAA gaCGCTGACAGACCGGCAGAGGGCTCTCGTCACGAGCTACGCCGAGGACGAGGCGGACGTGGAAGGAACGGTTAACGGCGTCAGCGCCACCGCCACAG GTGGGGGCGCCAGTGGTAAGCAATTTAAGAAGGAAGGGCATGACAGGAAGGAAGGCGAGTTGAAACAAGCGAGGGGCTTCTTCTCCACACTCAAGCAATTGTTTAGTTAG
- the dnaja3a gene encoding dnaJ heat shock protein family (Hsp40) member A3a isoform X2 has protein sequence MMASAAARSSSRWLTVMVSSGYHRAACAALPVSCGSPRALCTFGAGTLWAGGSMACGRAGTGLTLRGLPGFKAPMCAFHTSTLANNKQDFYQVLGVPRTATQKEIKKAYYQMAKKYHPDTNKDDPKAKEKFAQLAEAYEVLSDEGKRKQYDAYGSAGFNGGQAGGGGGQQYWSGQTQNVNPEELFRKIFGEYSGGRGFGDFNAIFDQPQEYIMELTFTQAAKGVNKEISISTEASCQRCGGKGHEPGTKVQHCHHCNGSGMETVNTGPFVMRSTCRRCGGKGTVISDPCHSCRGTGQTKQRKTVTVPVPAGVEDGQTVRMPVGKKEIFITFRVQKSPVFRRDGADIHSDLYVSVAQAILGGTARTQGLYETLNLAIPAGVQTDQRIHLAGKGIARVSGYGFGDHYVHIKIKVPKTLTDRQRALVTSYAEDEADVEGTVNGVSATATGKRSSWT, from the exons ATGATGGCGTCCGCTGCCGCTCGCAGTTCCTCACGCTGGTTAACTGTCATGGTGTCCTCTGGGTACCACCGCGCGGCTTGCGCAGCTCTCCCCGTTTCCTGTGGCTCGCCACGGGCCCTCTGCACGTTCGGAGCCGGGACGCTTTGGGCCGGAGGGAGCATGGCGTGTGGCCGGGCGGGGACAGGGTTGACATTGAGGGGGCTGCCTG GTTTCAAAGCACCTATGTGTGCCTTCCACACAAGCACGTTGGCCAACAATAAGCAGGACTTCTACCAGGTCCTTGGGGTACCTCGCACTGCAACCCAGAAGGAGATCAAAAAGGCCTATTATCAG ATGGCCAAAAAATACCACCCGGACACAAACAAAGATGACCCAAAAGCCAAGGAGAAATTTGCCCAGCTGGCTGAGGCTTATGAA gtACTCAGCGACGAAGGAAAGAGGAAGCAGTACGACGCGTACGGCTCAGCGGGCTTCAACGGCGGCCAGGCAGGCGGCGGTGGCGGGCAGCAGTACTGGTCCGGGCAGACGCAAAACGTGAACCCGGAGGAGCTCTTCCGCAAGATCTTTGGGGAATATTCTGGAGGACGTGGATTCGGAGACTTTAATGCCATCTTTGATCAGCCGCAGGAG TACATCATGGAGTTGACGTTCACTCAGGCAGCGAAAGGAGTCAACAAGGAGATCTCGATTAGCACGGAAGCGTCTTGCCAGCGCTGCGGCGGGAAGGGCCACGAGCCGGGCACCAAAGTCCAGCACTGCCACCACTGCAACGGCTCCGGCATG gagACGGTGAACACGGGCCCGTTTGTGATGCGCTCCACGTGCCGACGCTGCGGCGGCAAGGGAACGGTCATTTCCGACCCGTGCCACAGCTGCCGCGGGACCGGGCAGACGAAGCAACGGAAAACCGTCACGGTCCCCGTGCCCGCGG GAGTGGAGGATGGACAGACTGTACGAATGCCCGTCGGAAAGAAGGAGATCTTCATCACATTTCGA GTCCAGAAGAGTCCGGTGTTCAGGCGGGACGGCGCCGACATCCACTCGGACCTTTACGTCTCCGTGGCTCAAGCCATCCTGGGCGGCACGGCCAGGACGCAAGGCCTCTACGAAACGCTCAACTTAGCT ATCCCAGCTGGCGTCCAGACAGACCAGCGAATCCACCTGGCGGGGAAAGGAATCGCCCGCGTCAGCGGCTACGGCTTTGGCGATCACTACGTCCATATCAAAATTAAAGTACCCAA gaCGCTGACAGACCGGCAGAGGGCTCTCGTCACGAGCTACGCCGAGGACGAGGCGGACGTGGAAGGAACGGTTAACGGCGTCAGCGCCACCGCCACAG GTAAGAGGTCTTCGTGGACCTGA